The following are from one region of the Mesorhizobium shangrilense genome:
- a CDS encoding TlpA family protein disulfide reductase, with product MNAVTIGPLFFATDRFAAILAIAAFLAAGEILSRKVDRCFSSWNWQAVLWFVVGARLGHIVQHAGSFSAEPLRVLALWQGGFLVWTGIAAAAAFTLFFFRRNLKTALWTPLPAAAAAFIAVAIIQLTAGAPATPLPPGQFLTLDGRTIVPQNLQGAPLVINLWATWCPPCRREMPMMAGVAATAQGVTFIFVNQGEGADAVGSYMASEGIALETVLLDSLGLFGRHYAVPGLPATLFIGGDGKLRSIHMGEISREKLAEGIEALQERQGVPMAAASIGSSADR from the coding sequence ATGAACGCGGTCACCATCGGCCCTCTGTTTTTTGCCACCGACCGCTTTGCCGCGATCCTGGCGATCGCCGCCTTCCTGGCCGCCGGCGAAATCCTGTCGCGCAAGGTCGATCGCTGCTTTTCCTCATGGAACTGGCAGGCGGTCCTGTGGTTCGTCGTCGGCGCGCGGCTGGGCCATATCGTCCAGCACGCCGGAAGCTTCAGCGCCGAGCCGTTGCGTGTATTGGCATTGTGGCAGGGCGGTTTCCTGGTATGGACAGGCATCGCGGCGGCAGCAGCGTTCACGCTCTTCTTCTTCCGCCGCAATCTCAAGACCGCGCTGTGGACTCCCCTGCCCGCGGCGGCAGCGGCGTTCATCGCTGTCGCCATCATCCAGCTGACCGCAGGCGCACCGGCAACCCCGCTGCCGCCGGGACAGTTCCTTACCCTCGACGGTCGGACAATCGTTCCCCAAAACCTTCAAGGAGCGCCACTCGTCATCAATCTCTGGGCGACATGGTGTCCACCCTGCCGCCGTGAAATGCCGATGATGGCGGGCGTCGCCGCGACAGCGCAAGGCGTGACCTTCATCTTCGTCAATCAGGGCGAAGGCGCCGACGCCGTCGGTTCCTACATGGCCTCCGAAGGGATCGCGCTTGAAACCGTCCTGCTCGATTCGCTCGGCCTGTTTGGCCGCCATTATGCCGTGCCTGGCCTGCCGGCAACGCTCTTCATAGGCGGGGACGGGAAGCTGCGCTCCATCCACATGGGCGAGATCTCCAGGGAGAAGCTGGCCGAAGGGATCGAAGCTCTGCAGGAGCGCCAGGGCGTCCCGATGGCAGCTGCCTCCATCGGGTCGTCGGCCGACAGATAG
- a CDS encoding ABC transporter substrate-binding protein translates to MGILRKARTLALNAALYGAVSVAFTSIVAAPALAAEVIRIVSPYQTTTLDPMRSAAAGNIETYGQLYARLLLRNPVSGALEPALAESWDVSADGLTYTFHLRDAQFSDGSPITAADVAFSLDRIRSDKQSAYPAPLGAVESTTAADPKTVVIKLKSAFAPFLGNLEIWNMGIVSKSDVEKQGAEKAFSTAPVTSGPYAVKEWKPNEKLVLQPNAHYWRKGYPKSDATVELREIASPETRAAMLKAGEVDVMREVPWSQIDGLKTMENIDMRLEPSTTIYMTLLNEKREPFSNMKARQAAAYAIDNKAMTKAITRGYAEPANTTLPGAVDFHDKDNPGIPVDTAKAKQLLAESGMEGREVKILATAGATEQQMALLLQAQWQAIGLKPVIVNVDSGAWWDATGKGDYDAAANWWYNETPDPDLAVRWALCGTCGSNSYNTFYSNAKVDELVEQGTKEADPVKRAGIYKEIQKITTEEVSQIPLYYAPNAVAYSKRLSGIKLTPSLQWTLEDTTISK, encoded by the coding sequence ATGGGTATTTTGAGAAAGGCCCGGACACTGGCCTTGAACGCGGCATTGTATGGCGCTGTCTCGGTGGCCTTTACATCCATCGTCGCAGCACCAGCCCTGGCGGCTGAAGTGATCCGCATCGTCTCGCCCTATCAGACCACAACACTCGATCCGATGCGCTCGGCCGCCGCCGGCAACATTGAAACTTACGGCCAGCTCTATGCGCGGCTGCTCCTGCGCAATCCCGTGAGCGGCGCGCTTGAGCCTGCCCTTGCCGAAAGCTGGGATGTCTCCGCCGACGGCCTCACCTACACGTTTCATCTGCGCGATGCGCAATTCTCCGACGGCTCGCCGATTACCGCCGCCGACGTGGCGTTCAGCCTGGATCGCATTCGCAGCGACAAGCAGTCGGCCTATCCGGCTCCGCTGGGTGCGGTGGAATCGACAACGGCCGCGGATCCGAAGACCGTCGTCATCAAGCTCAAATCCGCTTTCGCGCCATTTCTCGGCAATCTCGAAATCTGGAACATGGGCATTGTTTCCAAATCCGATGTCGAGAAGCAAGGGGCCGAAAAGGCATTCTCGACTGCGCCGGTCACGTCCGGCCCTTATGCCGTCAAGGAGTGGAAGCCGAACGAGAAGCTGGTGTTACAGCCCAACGCACATTATTGGCGCAAGGGCTATCCCAAGTCGGACGCCACCGTCGAGCTTCGTGAAATCGCTTCTCCCGAAACCCGTGCAGCCATGCTGAAGGCTGGGGAAGTCGACGTGATGCGGGAGGTGCCGTGGTCGCAGATCGACGGTCTGAAAACCATGGAAAATATCGACATGCGGCTCGAACCTTCGACCACCATCTACATGACCTTGCTGAACGAGAAGCGCGAGCCCTTCTCGAATATGAAAGCGCGCCAGGCCGCGGCCTATGCCATCGACAACAAGGCGATGACAAAGGCGATAACACGCGGCTATGCAGAGCCAGCCAACACCACGTTGCCTGGCGCTGTCGATTTCCATGACAAGGACAATCCCGGAATCCCGGTCGACACCGCCAAGGCGAAGCAGCTGCTGGCCGAGTCCGGCATGGAAGGCCGGGAGGTGAAGATCCTCGCAACCGCCGGTGCCACCGAGCAGCAGATGGCGCTTCTTCTGCAGGCGCAGTGGCAGGCCATCGGCCTGAAGCCGGTCATCGTGAATGTCGATTCCGGCGCATGGTGGGATGCGACCGGCAAGGGCGACTACGATGCTGCGGCGAATTGGTGGTACAATGAGACGCCAGACCCGGACCTGGCCGTGCGCTGGGCGCTCTGCGGCACTTGTGGCTCGAATTCCTACAATACCTTCTACAGCAACGCCAAGGTTGACGAACTGGTGGAGCAAGGCACGAAGGAGGCCGATCCAGTCAAGCGCGCGGGGATCTACAAGGAAATCCAGAAGATCACGACCGAGGAAGTGTCGCAGATCCCGCTCTACTACGCACCCAACGCGGTCGCCTATTCGAAGCGTCTCAGCGGCATCAAGCTGACGCCCTCCCTGCAGTGGACGCTTGAAGACACCACAATCTCCAAGTGA
- a CDS encoding ABC transporter permease — protein MNLLSLIAQRLLQLVGVLVGITIVTFLLLHMAPGDPARLLAGDRASAETIAAIRTQYGLDLPLWRQFLTYFLNLLGGDIGQSLRFQKPVSELIGRFMWPTLFLTGYVVCLAVPPTVALAIASARRPGGAADQAIRVIGIAGLTIPVFWLAIMMSRFFGVSLGWFPVSGYGEGFTGHLYHLFLPAVSTSIWLVPVLTQSLRAALIEKTTADFATAARAQGASEREIFWRTILPNAVLPTLNLLGVMVAFMIGGAIIVETVYAVPGLGSLMISALLGRDYYVVQGLTLIFAAATVLVTLTVDLLTAFIDPRVRL, from the coding sequence TTGAACCTGCTATCTCTCATCGCGCAGCGCTTGCTGCAATTGGTTGGCGTGCTGGTCGGAATCACCATCGTCACGTTCCTGCTCTTGCACATGGCACCAGGCGACCCTGCGCGGCTGCTCGCCGGCGACCGCGCAAGCGCCGAAACAATCGCAGCGATCCGCACGCAATACGGGCTGGACTTGCCGCTCTGGCGGCAGTTTCTCACCTATTTCCTGAATCTGCTCGGCGGCGACATCGGCCAGTCGTTGCGCTTCCAAAAGCCAGTGAGCGAGCTTATCGGACGGTTCATGTGGCCGACCCTGTTCCTGACCGGCTATGTCGTCTGCCTCGCCGTACCGCCGACTGTCGCGCTGGCGATCGCCAGTGCGCGCAGGCCCGGTGGAGCCGCCGACCAGGCGATCCGCGTCATCGGCATCGCCGGCCTTACCATTCCTGTCTTCTGGCTGGCCATCATGATGTCGCGCTTCTTCGGCGTCAGCCTTGGCTGGTTTCCGGTCTCTGGCTACGGTGAGGGTTTTACAGGCCATCTCTACCATCTGTTCCTGCCTGCGGTTTCCACGTCGATCTGGCTCGTGCCCGTGCTTACGCAAAGCCTGCGCGCCGCGCTGATCGAAAAGACCACGGCGGATTTCGCCACAGCCGCGCGCGCTCAGGGGGCGAGCGAAAGGGAAATATTCTGGAGAACCATTCTGCCGAACGCGGTTCTGCCCACGCTCAACCTGCTGGGCGTCATGGTCGCCTTCATGATCGGCGGCGCCATTATCGTCGAGACGGTCTATGCCGTCCCGGGCCTTGGCTCACTAATGATCAGCGCGCTTCTCGGGCGAGATTACTACGTCGTGCAGGGCCTGACCCTGATCTTCGCCGCCGCGACAGTCCTCGTCACGCTGACCGTCGATCTGCTGACAGCCTTCATCGACCCGCGCGTCCGGCTATGA
- a CDS encoding ABC transporter permease: MMIVAVVLLGGWFFVALTASIIAPYDPTAVDIINMLAPPSAEHWFGTDQVGRDVFSRVLFAARVDLFLCVVGVLPPLLIGTIVGLTSGYFGGVIDSLFMRLYDLTVAFPFFVLVLAIVGVIGPGLVNFVIALTLVGWVSYARLVRAEVLTVRESEYIQAAQCLGYSRRAILFRHVLPNVIGPIIAYAVSDAVLVMLAGASFGFLGMGAQPPLAEWGVMIADGQAFVQQAWWVCLFPGLAAISLGLGFAFLGDGLGQMQRKQVAI, translated from the coding sequence ATGATGATCGTCGCCGTCGTTCTCCTTGGCGGATGGTTCTTTGTCGCGCTGACCGCATCGATCATCGCGCCGTACGATCCCACCGCCGTAGACATCATCAACATGCTGGCACCGCCGAGCGCCGAGCATTGGTTCGGCACCGATCAGGTCGGCCGCGACGTCTTTTCGCGAGTCCTCTTCGCCGCGCGGGTCGACCTTTTCCTCTGTGTGGTCGGCGTCCTGCCGCCCCTCCTGATCGGCACCATCGTCGGGCTCACAAGTGGTTACTTTGGCGGCGTCATCGACAGCCTTTTCATGCGGCTCTACGACCTGACCGTCGCCTTTCCATTCTTCGTCCTGGTTCTGGCAATCGTTGGCGTCATCGGCCCCGGATTGGTCAATTTCGTCATCGCGCTCACCCTTGTCGGCTGGGTCAGCTATGCAAGGCTGGTCAGGGCCGAGGTGCTGACGGTTCGCGAGAGCGAATACATCCAGGCGGCCCAATGTCTCGGCTATTCGCGACGCGCGATCCTGTTTCGCCACGTCCTGCCCAACGTGATCGGCCCCATCATCGCCTACGCAGTCAGCGATGCTGTTCTGGTCATGCTGGCCGGCGCCAGTTTCGGATTTCTCGGAATGGGAGCGCAGCCGCCGCTTGCCGAATGGGGCGTGATGATCGCCGACGGCCAGGCCTTTGTGCAGCAGGCGTGGTGGGTCTGCCTGTTTCCAGGTCTTGCCGCCATTTCGCTCGGTCTCGGCTTTGCCTTCCTGGGCGACGGCCTCGGGCAAATGCAACGCAAGCAGGTCGCCATATGA